One Setaria viridis chromosome 7, Setaria_viridis_v4.0, whole genome shotgun sequence genomic region harbors:
- the LOC140223315 gene encoding uncharacterized protein → MGWNWLVAPDTSKAHHSISSEEVNAMRGDLMLWPPVVVIHNSSIVSKAKDTEAKVVSMEEIEGVLANIGVPREKVKVSHGRPANQSVFLVKFQPTISGFQEAMRINDYFSSRNHGKEEFQQMRDGKGKKAAPVDNLEELLYAHIAVVEDLVYLDEEAKRRCKIRSKKEVEASADATLNLEP, encoded by the exons ATGGGGTGGAATTGGCTTGTTGCTCCAGACACATCTAAAGCCCATCACTCCATTTCATCTGAGGAAGTAAATGCCATGAGGGGAGATCTCATGTTGTGGCCTCCAGTAGTTGTGATACATAACAGCTCAATCGTGAGCAAGGCAAAGGATACTGAAGCAAAGGTTGTGTCCATGGAAGAAATTGAAGGCGTACTGGCAA ATATAGGGGTACCACGTGAGAAGGTGAAGGTTAGCCATGGAAGACCTGCTAATCAGAGTGTCTTCCTGGTGAAGTTCCAGCCAACAATATCTGGGTTTCAGGAAGCCATGAGAATCAACGACTATTTCTCCAGCAGAAACCACGGTAAGGAAGAGTTCCAGCAGATGAGAGATGGCAAAGGTAAGAAGGCTGCTCCTGTTGACAACCTGGAAGAGCTGCTGTATGCGCACATTGCGGTCGTCGAAGACCTGGTCTACCTAGATGAGGAAGCAAAGAGGAGATGCAAGATCAGGAGCAAGAAGGAAGTCGAGGCCAGTGCAGACGCCACACTGAACTTAGAACCATGA